One genomic window of Cydia strobilella chromosome 11, ilCydStro3.1, whole genome shotgun sequence includes the following:
- the LOC134745183 gene encoding DNA-directed RNA polymerase III subunit RPC7-like, which yields MAGRGRGRGSTLSLTHEQLQALGIARGENNASTLAPPPLFPKLEAKPLPLACDAATDYMLIVKDQFIGFLHDSPAYVKPKTRTDDVERYSDKYRLLAMDAKQGKVLDCVWNNMPTELRPQARRVRASTRKRRLDDPSEINKRFQTLEKKETLEENDEQMETNEGEETVKKVEANDDDLEEEQEPEDELDDGTDYANNYFDNGEDYDEEDDNLDDGPVY from the coding sequence ATGGCAGGACGTGGTCGCGGTCGTGGTAGTACGTTATCTCTAACACATGAGCAGCTGCAGGCATTAGGCATCGCGCGCGGTGAGAACAACGCATCAACCCTCGCGCCGCCTCCACTATTTCCAAAACTCGAAGCCAAACCATTACCTCTCGCATGTGATGCTGCTACCGACTACATGCTGATCGTTAAGGACCAATTCATAGGATTCCTGCACGACTCGCCCGCATATGTAAAACCGAAAACAAGAACTGACGACGTGGAAAGGTACTCCGACAAGTACAGGCTTCTCGCTATGGATGCTAAACAAGGTAAAGTTTTAGATTGTGTTTGGAACAATATGCCTACGGAGCTCCGACCGCAGGCGCGACGAGTCCGAGCGTCGACGCGTAAACGGCGGCTAGACGATCCCTCGGAGATCAATAAGAGATTCCAAActctagaaaaaaaagaaactctaGAAGAAAATGACGAACAAATGGAAACAAATGAAGGCGAAGAAACTGTGAAAAAGGTtgaagcgaatgatgatgacttGGAAGAAGAACAGGAGCCAGAAGATGAACTGGATGATGGGACTGACTATGCTAATAATTACTTTGACAATGGGGAAGATTATGATGAAGAAGATGACAATCTGGATGATGGACCTGTTTACTAA
- the LOC134745471 gene encoding uncharacterized protein LOC134745471 produces the protein MPYIMVMGSLSAPHLSKDEGATVYGLKSEERAALVRELNSSFNMSVATSSDQERTVRVTQKGLTLVVVNRLHAILGYDVVSHAMAMTNANRELISFTMYKKSNSHHHGHSSHKGHSHGNVVTL, from the exons ATGCCGTATATCATGGTTATGGGCAGCCTGAGTGCGCCCCATCTTTCTAAGGACGAGGGCGCGACGGTATACGGGCTGAAGAGTGAGGAGCGAGCGGCGTTAGTGAGG GAGCTGAACTCCTCCTTCAACATGTCAGTCGCAACATCATCAGACCAAGAACGCACAGTTCGCGTGACACAAAAAGGCCTCACCCTAGTGGTCGTAAACCGACTGCACGCCATCCTCGGGTACGACGTCGTGTCCCACGCCATGGCCATGACCAACGCCAATCGCGAGCTGATCTCGTTCACCATGTACAAGAAGTCGAACAGCCATCACCACGGACATAGCAGTCATAAAGGCCACTCACACGGCAACGTCGTGACGCTTTAG